Proteins from a genomic interval of Lycium ferocissimum isolate CSIRO_LF1 chromosome 2, AGI_CSIRO_Lferr_CH_V1, whole genome shotgun sequence:
- the LOC132047480 gene encoding uncharacterized mitochondrial protein AtMg00860-like: MEASDAAISVIVFVRHRAASVVFDPRSTYSYVSIYHAVGWDLTCDSITVPIHVSTPVGVYFKSREEHERHLRTVLGFFKKNNLFANFSKCELWLDFVAFLGHVLSKDGIMVDPQKIDAVRNWARPTTVIKIRSFVGLADSYYRQFLKGFTSIALSLSRLIQKDVPF, translated from the exons ATGGAGGCCTCAGATGCTGCCATTTCAGTTATCGTTTTTGTCCGACATAGAGCAGCGTCTGTAGTATTTGATCctagatccacttattcgtatgtgtctATATATCATGCTGTTGGTTGGGACTTGACTTGTGATAGCATAACGGTACCTATTCATGTTTCTACTCCAGTCGGAG tGTATttcaagagtagagaggagcatgagagacATCTTCGCACTGTACTTGGGTTTTTCAAGAAGAATAATTTGTTTGCTAATTTTTCGAAGTGCGAGTTATGGTTGGATtttgtggcattcttgggccacgttCTGTCTAAGGacgggatcatggttgatcctcAGAAGATTGATGCTGTGAGGAATTGGGCAAGGCCCACTACTGTGATCAAGATTCGTAGTTTCGTGGGGTTGGCCGATTCTTACTACCGCCAATTTTTGAAGGGTTTCACTTCTATTGCTTTGTCGTTGAGCAGATTGATTCAGAAGGATGTTCCATTCTAG